From one Solanum lycopersicum chromosome 12, SLM_r2.1 genomic stretch:
- the LOC101264501 gene encoding pectinesterase: protein MAEAGKKKIVIAGIASILLVACVVGAAVTFTKKNDDSTSNGGEISSSTKSVQAMCQPTQYKETCAKSLGSAKNTTNPKELIKAAFDNTLTEITNSIKNSAPFKEAANDPRTKNALKVCDEVLDRSIEEIKRSFSKIDSNDLDKLIKEYIYDVRSWLSSAVTLEETCIDAFANTTGDTGEKMKNILKTASELSSVALDIVSSFEEQMVGLQGLGITNRRLLVAEAGNRRLLQIATLKPNVVVAQDGSGQHKSINEALKTVPPNNAQPYVIFIKAGIYNENIEVANTMTNVVFIGEGSNKTKITSNKNYLDGLPIFQTATVSISGQGFVAKDIAFENSAGPLKKEAVALRVSAEMTAFQNCQIDGYQSTLMTHIGRQFYRDCTISGTIDFIFGDAVAVLQNCKIIARKPEEMQTQAITIAAQGRMEPSGTGIIIIQNCTITAEPALVAINPPRNKAFLGRPAKMYSRTIVMQSQIDGFIEPEGWTPFFGTFGLETLYFVEYQNRGPGANTDERVTWKSYMKNPPQDVIAKFAPGVVLKGGDNTDGWVTKTGVPYEPAMMKM, encoded by the exons atggcgGAGGCcggtaaaaagaaaatagtaattGCTGGAATTGCTTCAATTCTTCTAGTTGCTTGTGTTGTTGGTGCTGCCGTTacgtttacaaaaaaaaatgatgattcGACATCTAATGGGGGTGAAATTTCGAGCTCTACCAAATCAGTACAAGCCATGTGTCAACCTActcaatataaagaaacatGTGCAAAATCACTTGGATCAGCTAAAAATACAACCAATCCAAAAGAGTTGATTAAAGCCGCATTTGACAATACTTTGACCGAAATtacaaattcaattaaaaattcaGCTCCATTTAAAGAAGCTGCAAATGATCCAAGGACTAAGAATGCTTTAAAAGTTTGTGATGAAGTTCTTGACCGTTCGATCGAAGAGATCAAGagatcattttcaaaaattgatagTAATGACCTTGATAAATTGATTAAAGAGTATATCTATGATGTTAGGTCATGGCTTAGCTCTGCTGTTACATTGGAAGAGACTTGTATAGATGCATTCGCTAACACGACTGGTGATACTGGTGAGAAAATGAAGAATATCTTGAAGACTGCTAGCGAGTTGTCAAGTGTTGCACTTGATATTGTTAGTAGTTTTGAGGAACAAATGGTTGGGTTGCAAGGCCTAGGCATCACTAACAGACGATTGTTGGTCGCGGAAGCAG GAAACCGAAGGCTTCTCCAAATTGCAACCCTCAAGCCCAATGTTGTGGTGGCTCAAGATGGTAGTGGACAACATAAATCAATCAATGAGGCTCTTAAAACAGTGCCCCCAAACAATGCTCAACCCTATGTCATCTTCATCAAGGCTGGTATTTACAATGAAAATATCGAAGTTGCCAATACAATGACCAATGTTGTATTCATTGGTGAAGGCTCAAACAAGACCAAAATTACTAGCAACAAAAATTATCTTGATGGTCTCCCAATCTTCCAAACTGCCACTGTTT CCATCTCAGGACAAGGATTCGTGGCTAAGGACATTGCATTCGAGAACTCAGCAGGGCCTTTGAAAAAAGAAGCTGTTGCACTACGTGTCTCAGCTGAAATGACAGCATTCCAGAACTGTCAAATTGATGGTTACCAATCAACGCTTATGACTCATATTGGAAGACAATTCTATCGCGATTGTACCATCTCAGGAACAATCGATTTCATCTTTGGAGACGCGGTGGCTGTGTTGCAGAACTGTAAGATAATCGCGAGGAAACCTGAGGAGATGCAGACACAGGCTATCACAATCGCGGCTCAGGGAAGGATGGAGCCATCCGGAACAG GTATAATTATCATACAAAACTGCACGATCACAGCTGAGCCAGCTTTGGTTGCCATCAACCCACCACGCAACAAGGCATTCCTCGGACGACCAGCGAAAATGTACTCAAGGACCATAGTGATGCAATCTCAAATTGATGGATTCATTGAACCTGAAGGATGGACTCCATTTTTTGGTACCTTTGGACTTGAGACTTTATATTTTGTGGAGTATCAAAATAGGGGTCCAGGTGCAAATACTGATGAAAGAGTAACTTGGAAGAGTTATATGAAAAACCCTCCACAAGATGTTATTGCTAAATTTGCTCCAGGAGTTGTACTTAAAGGTGGTGATAATACTGATGGATGGGTTACAAAAACTGGTGTCCCATATGAACCAGCAATGATGAAAATGTAA
- the LOC101264194 gene encoding condensin-2 complex subunit H2 isoform X1, which produces MNNSREEANRSGADEENGKFHTVQPLRDLESNWGVDLAKNLEDYLLKICSGEITSENYDDGHHLSVNFAEAALLLQGSVQVYSRKVEYLYSLVVHALEFITKKSESDLPASGLAQADENGLPAANHEEDDPFWVSEEIPVEPKNMLDDTVCKDSFTQFVKAPANLVVLEGDCLDVTGDAGELESYLLATCDLYRDFILLDARDSVTVDGFLGSENIAEKGLNNSSKGSSLKSKYHKSFSSPTGLSGGVGNKSSARKNQNANLYQSPRGHEFDPGNLNNDPFSSDIPDNIDDAHGYSEPRDLDDSDDEDPWKPLNPHEPGNLKVKSYRKVKSNRRQGVVSSKLASLAAEFPLARLHGPVNADLNEMWERKCCAKQVDSQSPPLFEKLRESLLHGVNIDYDDFCTPNEKNEDNDYDSADHDFGPPDFDMPENADMNSHATPHDEKHDNCGPLFDSEAHEDLNGQENLEDLCRSHLDALLANLAETEKQTELAARVSTWKQRIDQNLEEQESHPPFDIHEYGARVLNKLSLEENDKSTMSFSDVVKGSEKHDIARTFSALLQLVNNGDVALERGEVGESTCYTAANPFSVQLLRHGNDREEMQFQSTKKRAESPMHHQNNRKEKNKGKAVHAAVDSSPPGPDSDSRLPLKLGKVNGTRCTPDSKKRRKSRIALASDVPTAL; this is translated from the exons ATGAATAACAGTCGAGAAGAAGCGAATCGCTCCGGCGCAGACGAGGAAAACGGGAAGTTTCATACAGTTCAGCCACTTCGGGATTTGGAATCGAATTGGGGTGTTGATTTAGCCAAAAATCTTGAGGATTACTTGCTCAAAATTTGCTCGGGTGAGATCACTAGTGAAAATTATGATGATGGGCATCACCTTTCTGTGAATTTTGCTGAAG CTGCTTTGCTGCTTCAGGGGTCAGTTCAGGTGTACAGCAGGAAGGTGGAGTATCTGTATTCTCTTGTAGTTCATGCTTTGGAGTTCATCACCAAGAAGAg TGAATCAGATCTACCAGCAAGTGGATTAGCCCAAGCAGATGAAAACGGTTTGCCGGCTGCCAACCATGAAGAGGATGATCCATTCTGGGTTTCAGAGGAAATCCCAG TTGAACCAAAGAATATGTTGGATGATACGGTATGCAAGGATTCATTCACCCAGTTTGTGAAGGCCCCTGCAAATCTGGTTGTGCTCGAGGGTGACTGCCTGGATGTTACTGGAGATGCTGGAGAACTGGAGTCTTACTTG CTAGCCACATGTGATCTTTATCGAGATTTTATTCTATTGGACGCACGTGATTCAGTAACAGTGGATGGTTTTCTGGGTAGTGAGAATATAGCTGAAAAGGGGCTGAACAATAGTTCAAAGGGCAGTTCCCTAAAATCCAAATACCACAAAAGCTTTTCCTCTCCCACAGGACTTTCTGGGGGAGTTGGCAATAAATCTTCAGCGCGAAAGAACCAGAATGCTAATTTGTATCAGTCTCCGAGGGGTCATGAGTTTGATCCAGGCAATTTAAATAATGATCCATTCTCATCTGATATACCTGATAACATTGATGATGCACATGGATATTCAGAACCTAGAGATTTAGATGACTCAGATGATGAAGACCCATGGAAACCCTTGAACCCTCATGAACCAGGCAATTTGAAAGTAAAATCGTACAGAAAAG TTAAATCTAATAGAAGGCAGGGTGTGGTATCCAGTAAACTTGCATCTTTGGCCGCAGAATTTCCTCTTGCAAGATTACATGGTCCCGTTAATGCCGACCTCAACGAGATGTGGGAGaggaaatgttgtgctaagcaAGTCGACTCACAGTCTCCACCACTATTTGAGaag CTCCGGGAATCACTTCTTCATGGGGTGAACATTGACTATGATGATTTCTGTACCccaaatgaaaagaatgaagacAATGACTATGATAGTGCTGATCATGATTTTGGGCCTCCTGATTTTGACATGCCAGAAAATGCAGACATGAACAGCCATGCTACTCCACATGATGAAAAG cATGATAATTGTGGTCCACTTTTTGATAGTGAAGCTCATGAAGATCTGAATGGTCAAGAAAACCTTGAAGATCTTTGTCGCTCCCACTTG GATGCTCTTCTTGCTAACCTTGCTGAAACTGAGAAGCAGACTGAATTGGCTGCTCGGGTTTCAACGTGGAAACAGAGAATTGACCAGAACTTGGAGGAACAA GAATCACATCCACCCTTTGACATTCATGAATATGGGGCAAGGGTTTTGAACAAGTTATCCCTGGAAGAAAATGATAAAAGCACCATGTCCTTTTCTGATGTTGTCAAGGGTTCGGAGAAGCATGACATTGCTCGAACATTTTCTGCGCTTCTGCAATTG gtaAACAATGGAGACGTTGCTTTGGAAAGAGGTGAGGTAGGCGAGTCCACTTGTTACACAGCTGCAAATCCCTTCTCTGTTCAGCTCCTTAGGCATGGCAACGATAGGGAGGAAATGCAGTTTCAATCAACAAAAAAGAGAGCAGAATCTCCAATGCACCATCAGAACAATAGAAAGGAAAAGAACAAAGGTAAAGCCGTTCATGCTGCTGTTGATTCATCGCCTCCAGGACCCGATTCAGATAGCAGATTACCCCTGAAGCTGGGAAAGGTTAATGGGACAAGATGCACACCTGATAGCAAGAAAAGAAGGAAGTCCAGAATAGCGTTAGCATCGGATGTGCCTACTGCATTGTAG
- the LOC101264194 gene encoding condensin-2 complex subunit H2 isoform X2 produces the protein MEKMKTSIRNCMISLHNVHDFSAQAHRRTHRENSSSESDLPASGLAQADENGLPAANHEEDDPFWVSEEIPVEPKNMLDDTVCKDSFTQFVKAPANLVVLEGDCLDVTGDAGELESYLLATCDLYRDFILLDARDSVTVDGFLGSENIAEKGLNNSSKGSSLKSKYHKSFSSPTGLSGGVGNKSSARKNQNANLYQSPRGHEFDPGNLNNDPFSSDIPDNIDDAHGYSEPRDLDDSDDEDPWKPLNPHEPGNLKVKSYRKVKSNRRQGVVSSKLASLAAEFPLARLHGPVNADLNEMWERKCCAKQVDSQSPPLFEKLRESLLHGVNIDYDDFCTPNEKNEDNDYDSADHDFGPPDFDMPENADMNSHATPHDEKHDNCGPLFDSEAHEDLNGQENLEDLCRSHLDALLANLAETEKQTELAARVSTWKQRIDQNLEEQESHPPFDIHEYGARVLNKLSLEENDKSTMSFSDVVKGSEKHDIARTFSALLQLVNNGDVALERGEVGESTCYTAANPFSVQLLRHGNDREEMQFQSTKKRAESPMHHQNNRKEKNKGKAVHAAVDSSPPGPDSDSRLPLKLGKVNGTRCTPDSKKRRKSRIALASDVPTAL, from the exons ATGGAAAAGATGAAGACTTCCATCAGAAATTGCATGATTTCTCTCCATAACGTTCATGATTTTTCTGCTCAAGCTCATCGGAGAACCCACCGGGAAAATTCATCAAG TGAATCAGATCTACCAGCAAGTGGATTAGCCCAAGCAGATGAAAACGGTTTGCCGGCTGCCAACCATGAAGAGGATGATCCATTCTGGGTTTCAGAGGAAATCCCAG TTGAACCAAAGAATATGTTGGATGATACGGTATGCAAGGATTCATTCACCCAGTTTGTGAAGGCCCCTGCAAATCTGGTTGTGCTCGAGGGTGACTGCCTGGATGTTACTGGAGATGCTGGAGAACTGGAGTCTTACTTG CTAGCCACATGTGATCTTTATCGAGATTTTATTCTATTGGACGCACGTGATTCAGTAACAGTGGATGGTTTTCTGGGTAGTGAGAATATAGCTGAAAAGGGGCTGAACAATAGTTCAAAGGGCAGTTCCCTAAAATCCAAATACCACAAAAGCTTTTCCTCTCCCACAGGACTTTCTGGGGGAGTTGGCAATAAATCTTCAGCGCGAAAGAACCAGAATGCTAATTTGTATCAGTCTCCGAGGGGTCATGAGTTTGATCCAGGCAATTTAAATAATGATCCATTCTCATCTGATATACCTGATAACATTGATGATGCACATGGATATTCAGAACCTAGAGATTTAGATGACTCAGATGATGAAGACCCATGGAAACCCTTGAACCCTCATGAACCAGGCAATTTGAAAGTAAAATCGTACAGAAAAG TTAAATCTAATAGAAGGCAGGGTGTGGTATCCAGTAAACTTGCATCTTTGGCCGCAGAATTTCCTCTTGCAAGATTACATGGTCCCGTTAATGCCGACCTCAACGAGATGTGGGAGaggaaatgttgtgctaagcaAGTCGACTCACAGTCTCCACCACTATTTGAGaag CTCCGGGAATCACTTCTTCATGGGGTGAACATTGACTATGATGATTTCTGTACCccaaatgaaaagaatgaagacAATGACTATGATAGTGCTGATCATGATTTTGGGCCTCCTGATTTTGACATGCCAGAAAATGCAGACATGAACAGCCATGCTACTCCACATGATGAAAAG cATGATAATTGTGGTCCACTTTTTGATAGTGAAGCTCATGAAGATCTGAATGGTCAAGAAAACCTTGAAGATCTTTGTCGCTCCCACTTG GATGCTCTTCTTGCTAACCTTGCTGAAACTGAGAAGCAGACTGAATTGGCTGCTCGGGTTTCAACGTGGAAACAGAGAATTGACCAGAACTTGGAGGAACAA GAATCACATCCACCCTTTGACATTCATGAATATGGGGCAAGGGTTTTGAACAAGTTATCCCTGGAAGAAAATGATAAAAGCACCATGTCCTTTTCTGATGTTGTCAAGGGTTCGGAGAAGCATGACATTGCTCGAACATTTTCTGCGCTTCTGCAATTG gtaAACAATGGAGACGTTGCTTTGGAAAGAGGTGAGGTAGGCGAGTCCACTTGTTACACAGCTGCAAATCCCTTCTCTGTTCAGCTCCTTAGGCATGGCAACGATAGGGAGGAAATGCAGTTTCAATCAACAAAAAAGAGAGCAGAATCTCCAATGCACCATCAGAACAATAGAAAGGAAAAGAACAAAGGTAAAGCCGTTCATGCTGCTGTTGATTCATCGCCTCCAGGACCCGATTCAGATAGCAGATTACCCCTGAAGCTGGGAAAGGTTAATGGGACAAGATGCACACCTGATAGCAAGAAAAGAAGGAAGTCCAGAATAGCGTTAGCATCGGATGTGCCTACTGCATTGTAG
- the LOC101263888 gene encoding uncharacterized protein, protein MEEYDFDHKIVEVNGINMHVVEKGHGPFVLFIHGFPELWYSWRHQIIFMAKHGYRAMAPDLRGYGDTTGVPKDDPSKFSSLRVVGDLVELLNTIVSEEDKVFVVGHDWGAKIAWELCLLRPDKVKALVNMSVPFSPRNPKRKPIESLKAIYGDDYYVVRFQEPGVMEAEFAKIGTKKVLGKFLTYRNPGPLYMPKGKPFDDSPVILPSWLSQKEVDYFASKYEQTGFTGGFNYYRALDLNWELTAAWSGAKVKVPVKFIVGDLDLTYNAPGAKDYINKGGMKKDVPLLEKVVILENVGHFLQQEKPDEINKHIHDFFKGFSST, encoded by the exons ATGGAGGAATATGACTTTGATCATAAAATAGTAGAAGTAAATGGGATAAATATGCATGTTGTTGAAAAAGGACATGGTCCTTTTGTTCTATTTATCCATGGTTTCCCAGAATTATGGTATTCATGGAGGCACCAAATTATATTCATGGCTAAACATGGTTATAGAGCCATGGCTCCTGATCTTCGTGGTTATGGTGATACAACAG GAGTACCCAAAGATGATCCAAGCAAGTTTAGCTCTTTAAGAGTTGTGGGTGACTTAGTGGAACTTTTAAATACCATTGTGTCTGAGGAAGATAAAGTGTTTGTTGTTGGCCATGATTGGGGTGCTAAGATTGCTTGGGAACTTTGTTTATTGAGGCCAGACAAAGTTAAGGCTTTGGTTAATATGAGTGTGCCATTTTCTCCAAGGAATCCTAAGAGAAAACCAATTGAGTCATTGAAGGCTATCTATGGTGATGACTATTATGTTGTTAGATTCCAG GAGCCTGGAGTGATGGAAGCAGAGTTTGCAAAAATAGGCACTAAAAAAGTGTTGGGGAAATTTTTAACTTATAGGAACCCTGGACCATTATACATGCCTAAAGGCAAGCCTTTTGATGATAGTCCAGTAATTTTGCCCTCTTGGCTATCACAAAAAGAAGTTGATTATTTTGCTAGCAAATATGAACAAACTGGCTTTACTGGTGGATTTAATTATTACAGAGCACTTGACTT AAATTGGGAATTGACAGCAGCATGGAGTGGTGCAAAAGTGAAAGTACCAGTAAAGTTCATTGTGGGAGATTTGGATTTAACTTATAATGCCCCTGGAGCAAAAGACTATATAAACAAAGGTGGAATGAAAAAAGATGTGCCTTTGCTAGAAAAAGTggttatattggaaaatgttgGCCATTTCCTTCAACAAGAAAAACCTGATGAAATTAACAAACACATTCATGATTTcttcaagggattttcttctactTGA